Proteins from a single region of Vicinamibacteria bacterium:
- a CDS encoding endonuclease/exonuclease/phosphatase family protein produces the protein MVAFCLFITALTGVYGFVGDKTFWGDWLSIAPSAIWALFLLPTVALLRSRMAFLFLLGFTLATTDWPGHVGARASSPSDTIRVVSWNIGAENAEWADAVRSLKPDIVLVQESSKPLSVWKGFDWYGTPDPGTLTRFPAEILPTEKVGPWSAPQLLLVDVRGRKILVANVHLMLPAAVLQLVDPLEANPLENYRLRVGQFDRLASLIRSTAETTGAQGIILAGDFNTPARMPSLDPLRVFLTDAWTTRGSGWSATMPAFLPLERIDHIWVSPGVEPITVRVVPLDGSDHRAVVADLRVD, from the coding sequence GTGGTCGCGTTTTGTCTCTTCATCACCGCCCTCACCGGCGTCTATGGCTTCGTGGGTGACAAGACTTTCTGGGGCGACTGGCTTTCGATCGCGCCGTCGGCCATTTGGGCCTTGTTCCTTCTGCCCACCGTGGCCCTCCTCCGAAGTCGGATGGCGTTCCTGTTTCTCCTGGGATTTACGCTGGCTACGACCGACTGGCCTGGCCACGTGGGCGCAAGGGCTTCGTCCCCTTCGGACACGATTCGCGTCGTTTCGTGGAACATCGGAGCCGAAAACGCGGAGTGGGCGGATGCGGTACGATCCTTGAAGCCGGACATCGTGCTGGTTCAGGAAAGCTCCAAGCCCCTGTCCGTGTGGAAAGGGTTCGACTGGTATGGGACGCCGGATCCGGGAACGCTCACTCGCTTTCCCGCCGAAATCTTGCCGACGGAAAAAGTGGGTCCCTGGTCCGCGCCCCAGCTCCTTCTCGTCGACGTGCGGGGCAGAAAAATACTCGTCGCGAACGTCCACCTGATGCTTCCCGCCGCCGTCCTCCAGCTCGTCGACCCGCTCGAGGCGAACCCGCTCGAGAACTATCGGTTGCGGGTCGGACAATTCGATCGGCTCGCCTCGCTCATCCGGTCCACCGCCGAGACCACGGGCGCCCAAGGCATCATCCTCGCCGGCGACTTCAACACGCCCGCTCGGATGCCATCGCTCGACCCGCTTCGTGTCTTTCTCACCGACGCCTGGACCACCCGCGGTTCCGGCTGGAGTGCCACCATGCCGGCGTTTCTGCCCCTCGAGCGGATCGATCACATCTGGGTATCACCCGGCGTGGAGCCGATCACGGTCCGCGTGGTGCCGCTCGACGGCTCCGATCATCGCGCCGTCGTTGCCGATCTTCGTGTCGATTAG
- a CDS encoding alpha/beta fold hydrolase, producing the protein MITLGRTRAQGIVLRIALYGGALIVGVPLAFAYAMTSTLRSPISTTPTAGYEIVSFGSEGLRLRGWLRKGGHDQAAFVVVHGLGDTLESYLEHARPLVDRGHTVLLFDLRAHGGSEGSRTTLGGRERKDVRAALRYLREAELGGAGFVLMGHSMGAVAVLLAAADERDVRAVIAEAPYDTYRNTVTHHARIFFGLPSWMPWIPLSIAFAELIAGFDADAIDCVSAAERIHAPLLAIVDGEDSRMPEPVVRRIFDAHSGPKELWIAAGVDHVGAILNPDWKERVIEFLDDHGL; encoded by the coding sequence GTGATCACCCTGGGCCGCACACGAGCGCAAGGCATCGTGCTTCGTATCGCGCTCTACGGGGGAGCACTGATCGTCGGCGTTCCGCTGGCCTTTGCTTACGCGATGACGAGCACCCTCCGATCACCTATTTCCACGACGCCGACCGCGGGCTACGAGATCGTCTCCTTCGGCTCAGAGGGTCTCCGTCTTCGGGGCTGGCTCCGAAAAGGTGGTCACGACCAAGCGGCATTCGTGGTCGTCCACGGGCTCGGCGACACGCTCGAGAGCTATCTGGAGCACGCTCGGCCGCTCGTCGACCGGGGCCACACCGTTCTCCTCTTCGATCTTCGGGCTCACGGCGGAAGCGAGGGGTCCCGTACGACCTTGGGAGGTCGCGAAAGGAAGGACGTGCGCGCCGCCTTGCGGTACCTCCGGGAGGCCGAGCTCGGTGGCGCGGGCTTCGTTCTGATGGGCCACTCCATGGGCGCGGTCGCCGTTCTCCTGGCGGCGGCCGACGAGCGCGACGTCCGTGCCGTCATCGCGGAAGCGCCCTACGACACCTACCGCAACACCGTGACCCATCACGCCCGCATCTTCTTCGGCCTTCCGTCCTGGATGCCCTGGATCCCTCTTTCGATCGCATTCGCCGAGCTCATCGCCGGTTTCGACGCCGACGCCATCGACTGCGTCTCCGCGGCCGAACGCATTCACGCTCCCCTTCTCGCGATCGTCGACGGCGAAGATTCGCGCATGCCCGAGCCGGTCGTGCGGCGCATCTTCGACGCCCATTCCGGCCCTAAGGAGTTATGGATTGCCGCCGGTGTGGATCACGTCGGCGCGATCCTGAACCCCGATTGGAAGGAAAGAGTCATCGAGTTCTTGGACGACCACGGGCTCTGA
- a CDS encoding peroxiredoxin, whose amino-acid sequence MRDGAERSKSPRMVCRRRRAGLDSRRLWASKKEISMKRFALWTICLLLFASGLLAAELTVGDAAPDFALEGTDGKTHRLSELKGQTVVLAWFPKAFTAGUTAECKSLRESGDEIRSFDVTYFAASCDTTATNKEFAQSLSLDYPLLSDPEKSVAKAYGVVTAERELPYRWTFYIGGDGKILYIDKEVKTGTAGADVAARLKALGVAAANE is encoded by the coding sequence ATGAGAGATGGGGCCGAGCGATCCAAGTCACCACGGATGGTTTGCCGCCGGCGACGCGCCGGGCTAGACTCCCGTCGTCTCTGGGCTTCGAAGAAGGAGATTTCGATGAAGAGATTCGCTCTTTGGACGATTTGCCTTTTGCTCTTCGCTAGCGGCCTTCTGGCCGCCGAGCTCACTGTTGGAGATGCCGCTCCCGACTTCGCACTCGAGGGCACGGATGGAAAAACCCATCGTCTGTCGGAGCTGAAGGGACAGACGGTCGTGCTCGCCTGGTTCCCCAAAGCCTTTACCGCTGGCTGAACGGCCGAATGCAAGTCGCTCCGTGAGAGCGGCGACGAGATCCGGTCGTTCGATGTCACCTACTTCGCCGCGAGCTGCGATACGACGGCGACGAACAAAGAGTTCGCCCAGTCGCTCTCGCTCGACTATCCTCTCCTGAGCGACCCAGAGAAATCCGTGGCCAAGGCCTATGGCGTGGTGACGGCGGAGCGCGAGCTCCCGTACCGCTGGACGTTCTACATCGGCGGCGACGGCAAAATCCTCTACATCGACAAGGAAGTGAAAACCGGAACCGCGGGCGCCGACGTGGCGGCTCGCCTCAAAGCCCTGGGGGTTGCCGCGGCGAACGAGTAG